The Channa argus isolate prfri chromosome 13, Channa argus male v1.0, whole genome shotgun sequence DNA window CGTCTAGAAATTATACATGCGTCAAAGTCAAATGTGTTAATATCTGCTTTCCgttgaaattacttttattttgacagtttagTATTACACAGAATAGCTtcaatacatttactgtaatgaaGGTAGTCTtaactaatattttatattatttgagTTATGAAAATTGACAGAAAACTTGAGTCCCATAATCCCAACAGCAAATGAAGCATCAGCACTAATCAATCAGAGTCGGATTATTTATCAAATTATACAaagtcttcttttcttttcggctgttccctttcaggtgtctccacagtgtCTCCACAGTGTCTCCAGTGTCTCTGCATCCTCGGATGATACGATCCTCTGCtgttatccagacttgggactggtaCAAGatgacactggcttgtgccccatCGTGGTTGCATTCTcaaattatacaaaatatttacaccACAATTTACAAAAACCTGAATTATACACAAGAACTGAGTTTTTCGGTGGTAAAGTCAGAGTCGTTAGACAGATTCATGTTCAAAAAACCATTAAAGGAAACGGGAAACTGCCGTGTGACCGCAGTTCCATTCAGCCAGGGGCAAAATCACTTCGCCGTTTGACCTGTTTGCACAGTTTCCTACCTTCTTGACACATGGGGCAGCACTGTCCATCCCGTGTGCTGTACTCCTTTTCCCGACAACATAACGCTGGCACCGTGAGAGCGACAAGCcctgaaaaacagacacagttgGGAGCGGTTCCTAGTTAAGCTAATCATAGCATATTGCTAAGCTAATGTTAGCATCGGCTAGTAAAGATTCGATTCTAGACTCTAGAATCTAGATTCTAATTGTGAAGATGTACGTCACCtaccagacacaaacacaaacgtCGGAAACATATCACATGATCACACGATACTTTATAACGTTTTGAGTAGATTTAACTATACGTTAATCCACCGTTTAAATCCACTTCCTTCTTCCTCTGACGTACTTCCGGCAGGCTGCACACCGCGAGCAGTAACACTGCCGTCTAGAAACAGTAagtcatctctctttttttcttcttttttttcctttcgcttATACcgggagttcagggtcgccacagcggatcattgtccgcatgttaatttagcgttactttttttttttttacttttttacgccggatgcccctttctgacgcaaccctccccatttgtgccggcactgcacagctggggatgggaaagacCTGCTGGgtgtttcatgtcttttttaaatGGGCAAATTAAATTCATAGTGTTTTAAATTGGAACATCTCAACAGCTCAAACTGCCAACAAGTTTACACCCTGATGAAGGTAAAACGTTCTTCCATTACGTCAAccagtgttgttttttataattttggaAATTCACCAAATGAAAACCAACCAGCGACAGAACAGTGATTTGACAGGAAAATGACATGTTACATCATTTATAGTAATAAACACGCATTTAACACGGTAACATTTCACAGTGTAAAAAGTGAATTTTTCAACAGAACAAAAAGTCTTTTGGGAATGTCCATCTTTTTAACCACACTCAGATGTGCAGCATCCACTGTCCAGCATCATTGGTTTTGAGCAATGTGAACAACTGTccctcatttacatttacatttacatttagcagacgcttttatccaaagcgacttacaagtgaggtacggTTTAGATTAAACTGTCTGCATCTTCTGCTCcggctgtttgtttgtttgtttgtttgtttgtttgtttgttgattgattgattgcaGATAAAATCCAGTTATAGCTTCATCCGTGTCATCTGAAAATTCTCCATCTCTGCCAAACCAGACAGAATGAAGCAGGGTTCATGGTCCCCACAGCAGAACCTGGACTGAGACACTCCTTCACAGCTGTCCAATGAATGAAGATCCTCAGTGTGTGGTCCACAAAACAACATGTTCCAAGTTTGAATTCCAGAGTAAATGTAGCATCAGTACAGTGACGTCTGGGTGAGATAATGATTCAGTCTGTAGATCAGCTGCAGCAACATATTTACTTTGTAGCACAATGCTGGAAATTCCCCTGGATGTTTTTTCTATACACTGCAAAGACAATGTTCCAGAATCAAAACGGATTAGAACTGGATTCATGAACACATTTACTCTGCAGTGTCCGAAACACTGGCTGCATGTTTGTATCTGGGTTGTCTTGTATGAATGACGTTTATTTTCAAAGTGAACCTACAGCACAGTTGTGAAAACCTCACACAGTGTAGATCAGTGAGACCGTCCTCAGTCAGGGACATTTCAGTGAACATGCTGCTGTCTTACCTTGTACTGCAAAGATGTGTCTATAATATGCTGTCCTGCAATGAGAGGTTCCTTTTTATCAAATATGGATATAAGAGTGGGATAAATAATGATGAGATGTTtgctactgtaaatacagtgaaaTGCATTAATAACAGTGAAGACACTTTAAAACATACCTTATTTTCTGcactttgttctctttctgtaataaaaacattaccagTAAAAAACTCTTTAATCTACAATTTAATGTTTGACAGATTttatcaaaaacacattttgtttatacCTTTCTTTGGATTCCATTTCGTCTTTTTCTTGTAGAGAATAAATATAACTGCACCGGGAagtaaaatgaccacaaataaaaaaacaacagctccCATCACAATTCCTGTGTGGATCAAATTGTTCTTTTCACATTCAGCATCAGCTGAAGCAGTTCCTGCCTTTATCAGCTGAAGATTCTTTAAGTCACATCTGGAATGacaggacatttacagaaatatgtAGGACACCATGAGGTCACTGCAGTAGGAAGAAAATCAGGTGTCAGTGGCTGATGTGAAGCttcactcactgtgtgtgtggttgacaAACTGGAAATGTTCCATCTGAAAATGTTCCATTAGTGCAGGCAGAGCACTCAGTGTCTGAGGAGGATGTTCCTGTGCAAAGACAaatcacatacagacacattatGAAggtttactgttactgtttgaTACATTAAAATGATCCAAATCTCATTAACATCAGAGCCCTGagcacatttgttcttttttttactttttcagagAACTTGGATTTTGTCCCATCACTAAAGTGTCCGGTTATCAGTGAAATCAGCTTTTATTATTCACATGAGAACAGTTTGTCACTTCTAGAATATGTGAGCAATTCTTATCATTTCAGAATTTAACTGGAACATGTCTGAAGTGGTTGAATTTAGTTTTCCGTGCTTTAATCTGTTAAAAGcatgtttcattatttgtgGCTACACGTTGATCTGAGAGTTCAACTGCTCTAAAGTGTTTTCTACAAATTATTCTTGGTGCTTCACTTGCTCAGATCCAGCTGTGACTAATGAACAAGTTTAAATCTGTTCAGTTTGGTGAACTTTGGTTCTTTCTCCACATAAAAACCAACCTTTTCTGCTGATGTACTGTCCTGGTTCAcagcttttgtgtctgtgtgctctcaCACACGTGTCCTCTGTGGAGTCCACACAGTAAAATCCCTCCAGTGgttgacaaactgcatctgatgttgttgtacatgatgtttttgtcttcaaacCAGAATCTGTGAACACATAgatgttacagtacatgtggAAATGCAGGATTTCTGAGATGATCTTTCTGACGTCTTTGGGAAATGTGATACAATAGAGTGGAGAGTAAAACTGCCTGTTTGTACAATCATGCAAAAGTTATTACcccgtctttttttttcagtcattgaaccactgaccacagggtcagtgtggttttatttttaaattcatcacAGCAGCTTGAAAATGTTGTCTCCTCTTGTTAGTGACTGgtctctgtctgcctctgtgttttattatttagtttccCAATACCTGACAGTGTAACGTCACCTACTTTAGCTGGAATgttctctgctctcagcagtCAGTCGTTCATAGACTCACAAGGAAAATTAGGAGAATATAAGTACTTGTAGTAATAACCCTACTTAAAGTACTGCCTTTAAATCTATGGTTAGACttagtaaatattaataattacaaaagatTAACAAACTGTACCTGCATTGCAGTTTGTGCAgcttaaacaatatttaaatccAGTGGGCTGATTCATAAATGTTCCATTCAAGCAGGACAGACAGGAAGTACTTCTGTCCTCTTTGCAGTCAGTTTTAACTCGACTTCCTGTTGTAAAGAAAACCAACAATTCATAAAATATCACTgacattttatcattgaaaTGTCCCTTTAACATTCAGTTGGATCTTACCAACAGGACACATAAGACAACACTGGTTTCCTATCTGATACTGTGCTCGATGACATGTGAGAGAATGTCCACTGAAGATGTTCATCACCAGTATCtgtggaaaaagagaagaaggttTTTatctctgacctctgtctgATACTTGTTATGAACGatgacacagagaaaacacattgAGCTGTGaaagtacaacaacaagtgaaagaGGAGGGAAGCTGAGTGGATGAAGATGCTGATTGAagcaaagagaggaaagagatcTGAAGGGACAGGATGAAGGTAGGTAGGACTGGagaagtgtgtttttatgctggatgcacttcctgttgcaaccctcccatttttgtccgggACCAATGCTGTACCACTGATTCACCAGAGCACCAGTTAATCACCATCTCCAATAGGATAAAATATGCAGcgtttattgtatttactgttttaGGTTGTTAAAAGTTTACGTAGGTTTATTACAACattacacactgtaaacacacaaatattggACATTTGTCCTTGAtcataaacagatttaaatgcTAACTCACTAAGTTCTTCTTTacacttcctcttcctttttgtctttttcagtcCAGGTGATACTACACAACCTCTATGATGTTCAGGTGTGTGGAAGCCAGTTAGTGTTTAATGTTCATGCTGAACAATCAAAGTGTTTTTCAGAAGCAATGATGAATTAAAACATgtctgtacttttcagcattcatGGTTCCATCAGTTCAGACACTATCACCAACACCACTGGCAGAAATGCAGCACAAACCATGGCcaagctgccatgcagctgatctgaccaccaggagcaactcagggttaaatgttctgctcaaggacactttgacatatgacagGAGGAACCAGGAATCAATCCACAAACCCACAGTTGACCTCCTGAGTTATAGTTCACATACTGAGAAATAAAACGATTCACCAAAAAGACATAACAGCAAATATGAGAAACACATGCTCATAATATCCATTAAAcctataataaaattataaataaaaaacactaaataaacacagttgGATCTAACTGCTGTAAAATGAAGTTATTCCACGAGTGCTGATGTAGATTATAACAGGACTGAGACATTTAACTGTGAGGATTCCTCCACTTCACTTCTGGTCTAATAACCGCTAATTAATTATCGGTCGCTATCCTGCTGCTTCACTggaacaaacacaggaaacacacacagaaagtgtgTAAAGGTGTGAAAGCTCACTAAAAAGTTACTGGAGAATCTAAAGAGacttagaaatgtaaaaataacacacaggTCTCTGCTGTAAGATCTAACAGCCACCAGATGTCACTGTCCTCAATTTGATACCAGTGACTACAAAGTATCCAGTATCCTCGTACTGCAACACAGTATTTGGACGTGTTTTTACACAGAaagacttttctttcttttcagctAAAGTTCTGCTGGATTCTCACCTTAAATTGTCTCCATGAGTCTCAGATTAAAGATCACAGAGCTGTAATGCAGCAGACTTTGACTTTGAAGAAGTTTCACCTATTTCAACATTTCACTGGTCACTTTTTAGAAAACCTGTGCTACATTTCACAATCACAGTTTTTCCCTCAGTGAAGCTGCTGAAGTCTCTGAACAAAAAGCTTCAACTTCTCAGTTTAATTTTGAATCTAAAGTTATTTAATATGAGTGAATCTGAATCAGGATAAAATCAGTGGGTAAGAAAGTCCACAGAACACAGAGTCAGTAGTTTGACTCTCTTTCATGTCAAagttgcctgtgtgtgtgtatgtgtgtgtgtgtgtgtgtgtgtgtgttaatgggtaaataagaagaaaCACTGTAAAGTGATTTGGACAGAAACACTACATAAGCAGAACATGATATGAAAAAGCTTTACTGAACAGAAATGGAGAGAAGGAGCAACAAAGGACTTAAAACATGAAGACGAGCAACAACAAGCAGTTTTACCAACAAATGTGTGACTGTCAGAGACGTCCTCCAAGTCCTTTTATAGAGCAGGGACATGTTTGGTTGGTTTTATGGGCTGTTATCcaaaaacaagaagaacatctggaaagaaaaagaaatcatggATTTTAAATGTTCACCAAACATTTGGTTCAGTGGACGATGACATCAAGAACAAACTTGGCCTCTTTGGTTAAAATAGAAACAAGAAGTAAAGTAAATAAGTTGATAttaatactgtatgtcacaCAGCTCAGCACTGCTTAAAAGTGACTTAATGCACATCGCTGTATATTTGGCTCCAGCTTTGGTTATTAGTGGGGACATGGGACAGGATCCTCAAATATCAGACAGATGTGAGATGATTTGTGAATATTCCTCAAAAATATTCTGGGATCTTTTATATCTGAGCCTCCATGGACTCATGAGATGAAATCTTTGTTCTTTATAACATGTAACATTTGTGATGCTCAAATCAAACTGTCCAGAGTTCAGGAGCAGGACCAAACCTCAAACACTAACCtgatctatttttttttgtttgttcttttcagtttatcctgtgagttcagagtctCCACattggatcattgtccacatgttgatttggcacagtttttacgcctgaCACCTCCCCATTATCTACCAGGCTTTGACCAGTCTAgatggggaggggaatgggctgtcgGGGGacaggggattgaaccactgaccctgtggtttgtgggtgactgccttaccaactgagctacagccgctccAAACACTAACCTGATCTATTTTGTATAGAAGCCTGCTGTGATGGTCAGAACATTCTTCTATTTCACACCTTCCTCTGATTAACTCTATGCATTCTCTCGTTTCCATGGGGGCTGGGGAGGGTCTGCTGCAAAGTCCCCCTGGCCCATGGTCCCACTCTGCACATTTCCGCTGTCCTGGTGGTGTCTTGCAAACTAAGACGTTTATTTCGCTGCAAAGTCTCCGGATACAGAGTTTTCTGTACTACAATAATACACGTATACTTAGTAGTAAACGAGTATCCACCAGTACCATAC harbors:
- the LOC137139747 gene encoding tumor necrosis factor receptor superfamily member 14-like; this translates as MSLLYKRTWRTSLTVTHLLILVMNIFSGHSLTCHRAQYQIGNQCCLMCPVGSRVKTDCKEDRSTSCLSCLNGTFMNQPTGFKYCLSCTNCNADSGLKTKTSCTTTSDAVCQPLEGFYCVDSTEDTCVRAHRHKSCEPGQYISRKGTSSSDTECSACTNGTFSDGTFPVCQPHTQCDLKNLQLIKAGTASADAECEKNNLIHTGIVMGAVVFLFVVILLPGAVIFILYKKKTKWNPKKEREQSAENKDSIL